One window from the genome of Gimesia aquarii encodes:
- a CDS encoding PIN/TRAM domain-containing protein, with product MLLISIRVLYAFVCAGAIATYVSSNPPSPVDQYPLVAFVLLMIFTQGVTCLDLLISRKRIEVISAIYFGLLVGVLLSYLLIQALGPVISKTPWGEGVVMITTLTLPYLCISFLLQTKDDFRFIVPYVEFSRELKGGRPLVLDSSALIDGRIADVVETKILDSEMIVPDFILKEVQDIADSSDKVRRVRGRRGLDILSTLQNNPNVDISMHEAKETDKEKGLTVDQRLVVAAKKLGGKVVTNDFNLNKVASVQGVDVINLNDVANSLKPRYLPGEHLQLKIIKEGESQAQGVGYLDDGTMVVCEQANHLVGRDVDAVVTSVLQSSAGRMIFGRVTESR from the coding sequence ATGCTATTAATAAGTATCCGAGTGCTTTATGCTTTTGTTTGTGCAGGGGCAATTGCAACCTATGTCAGTTCTAATCCCCCCAGTCCTGTCGATCAATATCCTCTGGTCGCATTTGTGCTCTTGATGATCTTTACCCAGGGAGTCACCTGCCTGGACCTGCTCATTAGTCGAAAGCGCATCGAAGTCATTTCAGCCATCTATTTTGGATTATTGGTAGGGGTGTTGCTTAGCTATCTACTCATACAGGCTCTGGGACCTGTGATTTCAAAGACACCATGGGGTGAAGGAGTGGTGATGATTACCACTTTGACGCTACCTTATCTATGTATTTCTTTTCTTCTACAAACCAAGGATGATTTCAGGTTCATTGTACCTTATGTGGAATTTTCCCGAGAATTAAAAGGAGGACGTCCTTTGGTCCTCGACAGTAGTGCTCTCATTGACGGGCGAATTGCCGACGTCGTCGAAACCAAAATTCTGGATTCAGAAATGATTGTTCCCGACTTTATTCTGAAAGAAGTACAGGACATTGCTGATAGTAGTGATAAAGTACGTCGCGTTCGAGGACGTCGTGGATTAGATATTTTATCTACTTTACAGAACAATCCGAATGTGGATATCTCTATGCACGAGGCTAAGGAAACAGATAAAGAAAAGGGGCTCACCGTCGATCAACGACTAGTCGTGGCTGCGAAAAAACTTGGTGGGAAAGTAGTGACGAATGACTTTAATCTGAATAAAGTCGCCAGCGTACAGGGAGTTGATGTGATCAACCTTAACGATGTGGCAAACTCTCTGAAACCACGTTACCTGCCTGGCGAGCATCTTCAATTAAAGATTATAAAAGAAGGAGAGTCGCAGGCTCAAGGCGTAGGCTACCTGGATGATGGAACGATGGTAGTTTGCGAACAAGCAAACCATTTAGTAGGTCGCGACGTTGATGCTGTTGTCACAAGTGTTCTACAAAGTAGCGCGGGCCGTATGATTTTTGGACGCGTGACCG
- a CDS encoding ExbD/TolR family protein, protein MKLRSSGREAEKIEPQMAPMIDVVFQLLIFFMLTLNIVEPEGDFNVNMPITDDSTPSDELPMFDIKVRLVANEDGSLNTIRLGQVNLGNGPNVFAGLNNEILKIIGRPGNPITKDMEVEIEADYNLHFEYTLKAVSACTGRLDSSGKHIIRYIEKIKFAPPVGGPAAGS, encoded by the coding sequence ATGAAGTTACGTAGTTCAGGGCGAGAAGCAGAAAAGATCGAGCCGCAGATGGCACCGATGATTGATGTCGTCTTTCAGCTTTTGATCTTCTTTATGTTGACACTGAATATTGTTGAACCGGAAGGTGACTTTAACGTCAATATGCCAATCACCGATGATTCTACCCCTTCCGATGAATTGCCTATGTTTGACATCAAAGTCCGGCTTGTGGCTAATGAAGATGGATCACTGAATACCATTCGACTGGGACAGGTCAATTTGGGAAATGGTCCGAATGTGTTTGCTGGTTTGAATAATGAGATCCTGAAAATTATCGGCAGACCCGGTAATCCAATCACAAAAGATATGGAAGTTGAAATCGAAGCCGACTACAACCTGCATTTTGAATATACATTGAAGGCAGTCAGTGCTTGCACAGGTCGGCTTGATTCGTCGGGAAAACACATTATCCGTTACATTGAGAAAATCAAATTTGCGCCACCTGTAGGCGGTCCTGCTGCTGGAAGCTAA
- a CDS encoding ExbD/TolR family protein, producing MRIKSQKAAVAEIDMTPMIDIVFQLIAFFMVITNFEQIQADERVKLPSDSLAKPPETKAADELVLNIGFERNQEGEITDPQAYVFYTGEKIPVLKFGPKLEQEARIYKQKNQDPNDVPVKLRSDAQVDTGLIQDLIKLAQENGFTKFSFVATQKTQ from the coding sequence ATGCGAATTAAATCCCAAAAAGCGGCAGTCGCTGAGATCGACATGACGCCGATGATTGATATTGTCTTTCAATTAATCGCCTTTTTTATGGTGATTACCAATTTTGAGCAGATTCAAGCAGATGAACGAGTAAAACTTCCCTCGGATTCTTTGGCTAAACCTCCTGAAACCAAAGCAGCTGATGAACTCGTTTTGAATATCGGCTTTGAACGTAATCAGGAGGGTGAAATTACAGATCCTCAGGCTTATGTTTTTTATACTGGTGAAAAAATCCCGGTATTAAAATTTGGACCAAAACTGGAACAGGAAGCACGTATCTACAAACAGAAAAACCAGGATCCGAATGATGTCCCCGTGAAATTAAGGTCAGATGCTCAAGTGGACACAGGATTGATACAAGACCTTATCAAGCTCGCACAGGAAAACGGTTTCACGAAGTTTTCTTTTGTAGCAACACAAAAGACACAGTAG
- a CDS encoding MotA/TolQ/ExbB proton channel family protein, whose protein sequence is MMMGNSLERNQISLAYRSLSILLLCAVVFTPIGLNSKTWAYQDEKTPAPAAGEAPADDEAAPAGEAPAAGGEAPAAENPPAENGAPAVAKESFLSWMIRASGFFGLILLLLSFLMVALIMANVLSIRRDNMMPPDLIGAFEEKINSKDYQGAYELAKSDDSFVARVLAAGLSKLNQGYAEAIEGMQEVGEDENMAMEHKLSYLALIGAIAPMIGLMGTVYGMILSFQTIASSATSPKPSELADGISTALFTTLEGLTVAIPAMIFYSLLRNRVARFSLEVGMISESLMNRFSANSK, encoded by the coding sequence ATGATGATGGGGAATTCCTTGGAACGGAATCAGATTTCACTGGCTTATCGTAGCCTGAGTATATTACTTCTCTGCGCAGTTGTTTTTACACCAATTGGCCTGAACTCAAAAACCTGGGCATATCAGGACGAAAAAACTCCCGCCCCCGCCGCAGGCGAGGCACCTGCAGATGATGAAGCAGCCCCGGCAGGCGAAGCACCTGCAGCTGGGGGAGAAGCTCCCGCAGCAGAAAACCCTCCGGCAGAAAATGGTGCTCCGGCAGTAGCAAAGGAAAGTTTTCTGTCCTGGATGATTCGTGCTTCAGGCTTCTTCGGTTTAATCCTGCTCTTACTTTCGTTTTTGATGGTCGCTTTGATCATGGCGAATGTTCTCTCGATTCGACGAGATAATATGATGCCTCCCGATTTGATCGGAGCCTTTGAAGAAAAAATCAATAGTAAGGATTATCAAGGCGCCTATGAATTAGCCAAAAGCGATGATTCATTCGTTGCACGCGTTTTAGCAGCTGGCTTGAGTAAGCTAAATCAAGGTTATGCGGAGGCTATTGAAGGCATGCAGGAAGTTGGGGAAGACGAAAACATGGCAATGGAGCACAAGCTAAGCTACTTGGCATTGATTGGAGCCATCGCTCCTATGATTGGATTGATGGGTACTGTTTACGGTATGATTTTGAGTTTCCAGACAATTGCAAGTTCTGCAACTTCGCCTAAACCCTCTGAATTGGCAGACGGTATTTCAACAGCATTGTTTACGACTCTGGAAGGTTTGACTGTCGCAATTCCAGCAATGATTTTCTATAGCCTGCTAAGAAATCGTGTCGCTCGATTTTCACTGGAAGTAGGAATGATTAGCGAAAGTCTAATGAACCGTTTTTCTGCTAATAGCAAATAG
- a CDS encoding tetratricopeptide repeat protein, whose product MKHPIWFCLSLLAGLQILIVSNLEAADSVYQYNSSSPLLGDITGYTKTDLTLKRGTKSVKIPANEVERVRWDGEPPQLNIARNQERNGNYAAALEQYKKSQAGGSANLKKDLQFMIARATTKSAQSDAAALDNAIKMLDAFIKANGDHYQYYPATKLLGEAYLAKKDYAAANKAFSTLETSPWKDYQMDAKNLKARVLLAQGNVNGALAAFNAVAKMDAKSESELAGKRAAQLGGAWCLQKEGKPKEAIKKLDEIIKSANSQQSALLAEAYLRKGDCYRELGESKEALIAYLHIDVLFPSEPAVHAEALYRLSTLWGKVQKPERGVEARAVLQQQYPNSEWTQKAARS is encoded by the coding sequence ATGAAACACCCAATCTGGTTCTGTTTAAGCCTGCTGGCAGGTTTACAAATTCTAATAGTTTCAAATCTCGAAGCAGCAGACTCGGTTTATCAGTACAACAGTAGCAGCCCGTTGTTAGGTGATATCACTGGTTATACGAAAACCGATTTGACTTTAAAACGGGGCACGAAAAGCGTAAAAATTCCCGCAAATGAAGTTGAACGGGTTCGGTGGGATGGTGAACCGCCACAATTGAATATTGCTCGGAATCAAGAACGGAACGGAAACTACGCTGCAGCATTAGAACAATATAAAAAGTCGCAGGCAGGTGGCAGCGCCAACCTCAAGAAGGACTTACAGTTCATGATTGCCCGGGCGACTACCAAAAGTGCACAATCAGATGCCGCTGCTTTGGATAACGCTATTAAAATGCTCGATGCATTTATCAAAGCCAACGGTGATCATTATCAATATTACCCGGCAACAAAATTACTGGGAGAAGCCTATCTGGCAAAAAAAGATTATGCTGCAGCAAACAAAGCATTCAGTACTTTGGAAACATCCCCATGGAAAGACTATCAGATGGATGCCAAAAATCTGAAAGCACGCGTTCTACTCGCACAAGGGAATGTCAACGGTGCGTTAGCGGCGTTCAATGCCGTCGCCAAAATGGATGCCAAATCAGAGTCAGAATTAGCCGGTAAAAGAGCAGCACAATTAGGTGGTGCCTGGTGTCTGCAAAAAGAAGGTAAGCCTAAAGAAGCGATCAAGAAGCTCGATGAAATCATCAAGAGTGCCAATTCCCAACAAAGCGCATTGCTAGCAGAAGCCTACCTGAGAAAAGGAGACTGCTATCGCGAATTAGGAGAGTCCAAAGAAGCATTAATTGCCTATCTCCATATTGATGTTCTATTTCCTTCGGAACCAGCAGTTCATGCCGAAGCCCTTTATCGCCTTTCTACATTATGGGGAAAAGTTCAGAAACCCGAACGTGGTGTTGAAGCCCGTGCTGTCTTGCAACAGCAGTATCCCAATAGTGAATGGACGCAAAAAGCGGCAAGAAGCTAA
- a CDS encoding tetratricopeptide repeat protein, with protein MRLFHLVSIVSFAAILTSLAPASAEEQYLEFLQGLRDKNYHDTALQYLDQIDIDQTTPKEIRELIPFERAMTLMMFSRTQKLPKDQEATLNQALAQLKLFTQQSPNHPKAGTANTEQGKIILEKAEVEVRKAKATSEVKKKKEAQAAARKLVAQARAIFQKAYNLHEKTWKSFPATFIDKQKEPEKYKARANAEIQFMSAQLDLAQCTYAEAQTYDPGSADFNRLLKKASEEYAKIHERYRSQVGGLYARMWQGKCFEEQGELGRALGIYNELLGHPGQSQPIKQLKDNILQFRLICLNDDKKKDYELVINEAEEWLKANRSRNRTSIGQGITWELARAQEALANTEGKKKNEQERILRQALKNARFVNAFRGKYRDVSRLLISRITAKLQGNSGGDPNDFETAYGLGQDRVKQTKTLKDKLAAAKSAKDKKNAQIELNQFMEETARILKIALKLADNKTDPKELDHARFLLCYTYYNLRRSYESAILGEFIANFHHKDSEQIALDAAYLALAGYLQAYNDSPKEQRYVDNQHMESICNLITTKWPDSDRANDARIQLGNIYSQTDRPAEAAKWYSQVPPAAPQYVDAQIRAGQAYWNSYLTTMSRRSDDKPADINQWAKLAEKHLRTGISATLKSLPKTAATPENLTAAKASLAQIALNKGNYQEAVDILSKGPHSVLKAIHVAKGKKRPAKGVQSSEFANLVYQLQLRAFIGLQQIELARKAMKQLEESASGSGGESITEMYRQLGEKITEEIERLKATGDTKRIDDVRKSLETFLTDIFKRKDQTYGSLVWIGETYFGMGQGASENPAIARKYFDKAAAAFEEIQKRQDASGDFIPGNFQVGITLRLVNCKRQQGEFEEALELITPVLKEKDKSPEVQFEAASILQDWAGSGQGDSHKKYLDAINGITLSDGVLVRGWGYLARLLQNSIAATGRDDLKKMYYDSKFNSIESRRKYGIAINSQDELNRAKYETNVFGQISVDLSDEVWERFNQLYRQIQTDLGEDPQNLERRKTAAQTIAANGANQLKTESPSNTQQKVAQQSAATPQAEAGSNTILFLVVILLGIGGAAAFYFFGLKPGKKARPSYQLASNVTMPSQIPEPPPTLKPNRSAKTKSSKPQAVEDKAQSPTESEKAKSKKRPEKEESGKEKRKLTPEQIAARKAKLAQMSPEEIAARKAAIAKKKAAQAKQQKQSRPRPESESKDV; from the coding sequence ATGCGTCTATTCCATTTAGTTTCAATAGTGAGTTTTGCTGCCATACTCACTTCTCTGGCTCCTGCATCTGCAGAAGAGCAGTATCTTGAGTTCCTGCAGGGTCTAAGAGACAAAAACTATCACGATACAGCTTTGCAGTATCTCGATCAAATCGACATTGATCAAACAACGCCCAAAGAGATACGAGAGCTGATTCCTTTTGAGCGTGCTATGACTCTGATGATGTTTTCACGAACTCAGAAGCTCCCGAAAGATCAGGAAGCAACGCTCAATCAGGCGTTAGCACAATTAAAACTGTTTACCCAACAGAGCCCTAATCACCCCAAAGCGGGAACAGCGAATACCGAACAGGGAAAGATTATTCTTGAAAAAGCGGAAGTTGAAGTTCGTAAAGCTAAAGCTACATCAGAAGTAAAAAAGAAAAAAGAAGCTCAGGCTGCTGCCAGGAAACTTGTTGCCCAGGCACGTGCGATTTTTCAGAAGGCTTACAATCTGCACGAAAAGACCTGGAAATCGTTCCCTGCTACTTTTATTGACAAACAAAAGGAACCTGAAAAATACAAAGCCAGAGCAAACGCAGAAATCCAGTTCATGAGCGCGCAGCTCGATCTCGCACAATGTACTTATGCAGAAGCACAAACCTACGATCCTGGCAGTGCCGACTTTAATCGCCTCTTGAAGAAGGCTTCAGAAGAATATGCCAAAATTCACGAACGCTATCGCAGCCAGGTAGGTGGACTTTATGCCCGTATGTGGCAGGGCAAATGCTTTGAGGAACAGGGAGAGTTAGGCCGCGCGCTGGGAATTTATAATGAGTTGCTGGGCCACCCAGGACAATCACAGCCGATCAAACAGTTAAAAGATAATATCTTGCAGTTCCGTTTAATTTGTCTTAACGATGATAAGAAAAAAGATTACGAACTCGTGATCAATGAAGCAGAGGAATGGTTGAAAGCAAACCGTTCACGGAATCGTACTTCTATCGGTCAGGGAATCACATGGGAACTGGCACGTGCTCAAGAAGCGTTAGCCAATACCGAGGGAAAAAAGAAAAATGAGCAGGAACGAATTCTGCGACAAGCTTTGAAGAACGCTCGATTTGTCAACGCATTCCGAGGCAAATATCGTGATGTTTCCCGACTATTGATCAGTCGTATTACCGCAAAGCTACAAGGAAATTCCGGAGGAGATCCCAATGATTTCGAAACGGCTTATGGGTTAGGGCAGGACCGTGTTAAGCAGACCAAAACCCTGAAGGACAAACTTGCCGCGGCTAAATCAGCAAAAGACAAAAAGAATGCACAGATCGAACTCAATCAATTCATGGAAGAAACGGCCCGCATTCTGAAAATTGCCCTGAAATTGGCCGACAACAAAACCGATCCCAAAGAATTAGATCACGCTCGATTTTTACTCTGCTATACATACTATAATTTGAGACGAAGTTATGAATCTGCAATTCTTGGCGAATTTATCGCTAACTTCCATCACAAAGATAGTGAGCAAATCGCTTTGGATGCGGCTTACCTTGCGCTGGCAGGCTATCTACAGGCTTACAATGATTCACCCAAAGAACAGCGGTATGTTGATAATCAGCATATGGAAAGCATATGTAATCTGATTACGACAAAATGGCCTGACAGTGATCGAGCCAACGATGCACGTATTCAGCTGGGTAATATTTACAGTCAGACAGACCGTCCCGCAGAAGCTGCCAAGTGGTACTCACAAGTCCCTCCAGCGGCGCCACAATATGTGGATGCCCAGATTAGAGCAGGGCAGGCTTATTGGAATAGCTATCTGACAACAATGTCTCGGCGGTCCGACGATAAACCGGCTGATATAAACCAGTGGGCTAAACTTGCAGAGAAACATCTTCGAACGGGTATTTCAGCAACTCTTAAATCTTTACCTAAGACAGCAGCAACACCAGAAAACCTCACTGCGGCAAAAGCTTCACTTGCTCAAATTGCTTTGAACAAAGGAAACTATCAGGAAGCCGTCGATATTTTGTCGAAAGGACCACACTCCGTCCTGAAAGCAATTCACGTCGCGAAAGGCAAAAAACGACCTGCCAAGGGAGTTCAAAGTAGTGAATTTGCCAACCTGGTGTATCAACTTCAATTGCGTGCTTTTATTGGTTTACAACAGATTGAATTAGCTCGGAAAGCGATGAAGCAACTTGAAGAATCTGCATCGGGATCTGGTGGAGAATCCATTACCGAAATGTATCGCCAACTGGGCGAAAAGATTACTGAAGAGATAGAACGTCTGAAAGCAACCGGTGATACCAAACGCATTGATGACGTACGCAAGTCACTGGAAACATTTTTAACTGACATCTTCAAGCGAAAGGACCAGACATACGGTTCATTGGTCTGGATCGGAGAAACTTATTTTGGGATGGGACAAGGAGCCAGTGAGAACCCAGCCATCGCCCGAAAATACTTTGATAAAGCAGCAGCGGCCTTTGAAGAGATCCAGAAACGCCAAGATGCTTCAGGCGATTTCATCCCCGGAAATTTTCAGGTTGGAATTACTCTGAGACTTGTCAATTGTAAACGTCAGCAAGGTGAGTTCGAAGAAGCACTGGAATTAATCACTCCAGTTCTTAAAGAGAAGGACAAATCGCCTGAAGTTCAGTTTGAAGCAGCTTCCATCTTGCAAGATTGGGCTGGCAGTGGTCAGGGTGATTCTCACAAAAAATATCTGGACGCCATTAATGGAATCACACTTTCAGATGGAGTCCTTGTTCGAGGTTGGGGCTATCTAGCCCGTCTCTTACAAAATTCAATCGCTGCTACGGGCCGCGATGATTTAAAGAAAATGTATTATGATTCAAAATTCAATAGCATCGAGTCTCGACGGAAATATGGAATCGCTATCAACAGTCAAGATGAATTGAATCGTGCCAAATATGAAACAAACGTCTTTGGCCAAATAAGCGTTGATTTGTCGGATGAAGTCTGGGAGCGCTTCAACCAACTCTATCGACAAATTCAGACTGACCTGGGTGAAGATCCACAAAACCTGGAACGTCGCAAGACCGCAGCACAAACGATCGCAGCGAATGGAGCGAATCAATTAAAAACAGAATCTCCTTCGAACACGCAGCAAAAAGTCGCACAACAATCTGCAGCAACACCACAGGCAGAAGCCGGGTCTAATACAATTTTATTCCTAGTCGTCATTCTTCTGGGAATTGGAGGTGCCGCCGCATTCTATTTCTTTGGCTTAAAGCCTGGCAAAAAGGCTCGACCGTCATATCAACTTGCCTCGAATGTAACAATGCCTTCACAAATTCCAGAGCCACCTCCGACACTCAAACCGAATCGTTCTGCAAAGACAAAGTCCTCCAAGCCGCAAGCTGTTGAGGATAAAGCACAATCCCCAACAGAGTCGGAGAAAGCCAAAAGTAAAAAAAGGCCAGAAAAAGAGGAATCAGGCAAGGAAAAACGAAAACTTACACCGGAACAGATTGCAGCTCGTAAAGCGAAGCTGGCCCAAATGTCTCCAGAAGAAATAGCAGCTCGTAAAGCAGCAATAGCCAAGAAAAAAGCCGCACAAGCAAAACAACAAAAACAATCACGACCTCGTCCGGAAAGTGAATCGAAGGATGTTTGA
- a CDS encoding SulP family inorganic anion transporter — translation MLAYFSKHTASVKDDVLSGFTVALALVPEAVAFAFVAGVPPTVGLYSAFFIGFISSLTGGRPGMISGATGAMAVVVVSLVAIHGIQYLFPAVILCGLLQITVGLLRLGKLIRLVPHSVMLGFVNGLAIVIGLAQIGSFKTLGIDGTMTFLPGTSLTIMIFLVALTMSIIVLLPRMTKAIPSSLAAIIVVSMIAIGINKFAPDSWNPTGQANVVQTVDDLMMNNLKAKAVKDAALAVQSQETSTTQVDLSVLSQSQIETAVASVKATSEPLPMLFFLDSRYVLAPLSWETFMIILPFSLILAGVGLIESLMTLTLIDEITETRGSGNRECIGQGAANIVCGLFGGMGGCAMIGQSLINVNSGGRGRLSGVVAAVGLMTLVVLLKPVISMVPMAALVGVMFMVVIGTFEWSTLHTWNKVPKSDVFVMVLVAGYTVLFHNLAIAVLLGIVVQALIFAWHHATHMMADIHFEDDTKVYQLHGPLFFASVSSFRELLDPVNDPPFVAIDFYFSRVYDQSAIESINKIAERYRQEGKELHLRNLNADCKRMIEKAGDLAEVEISEDQHYHITKMI, via the coding sequence ATGTTAGCGTATTTTTCGAAGCATACTGCTTCGGTCAAGGATGATGTTTTATCTGGTTTTACTGTGGCACTTGCTTTGGTACCTGAGGCTGTTGCATTTGCTTTTGTTGCGGGTGTTCCCCCCACGGTGGGACTTTATTCTGCTTTCTTTATTGGTTTTATCAGTTCGCTGACCGGTGGTCGTCCGGGCATGATCTCTGGTGCTACGGGAGCTATGGCTGTCGTGGTTGTCTCACTTGTTGCTATACATGGCATCCAATATCTATTCCCCGCCGTTATTCTCTGTGGCTTACTTCAAATCACCGTAGGTCTGCTGAGACTGGGAAAACTGATTCGTCTGGTTCCGCATTCTGTGATGTTAGGATTTGTAAATGGGTTGGCGATTGTCATTGGCTTGGCGCAAATTGGAAGTTTCAAAACACTGGGTATCGATGGAACAATGACGTTCCTGCCGGGAACTTCATTAACCATAATGATTTTCCTTGTTGCGCTGACGATGTCTATCATCGTATTGCTACCCCGGATGACGAAAGCCATTCCGAGTTCGCTCGCTGCGATTATCGTGGTTTCTATGATCGCTATCGGGATCAACAAATTTGCTCCTGATAGTTGGAATCCAACAGGGCAGGCAAATGTTGTGCAAACTGTTGATGATCTGATGATGAATAACCTCAAAGCGAAAGCCGTTAAAGATGCAGCACTAGCAGTCCAAAGTCAGGAAACGTCTACAACTCAAGTTGATCTTTCTGTTTTAAGCCAATCACAAATCGAAACGGCTGTGGCCTCTGTTAAAGCAACATCAGAACCGTTACCGATGCTTTTCTTTCTTGATTCGCGGTATGTTCTTGCTCCGCTCTCATGGGAAACTTTCATGATCATCCTTCCCTTCTCATTGATCCTGGCTGGAGTTGGATTGATTGAATCGTTGATGACTCTCACTTTAATCGATGAAATCACCGAAACACGCGGTAGCGGAAACCGTGAATGTATTGGTCAGGGAGCGGCCAACATTGTCTGTGGACTGTTTGGAGGCATGGGTGGCTGTGCGATGATCGGACAATCTTTAATCAATGTCAATTCCGGAGGACGTGGTCGACTTTCGGGCGTTGTGGCTGCAGTAGGCTTAATGACTCTAGTTGTACTTTTGAAACCTGTGATTTCCATGGTTCCTATGGCAGCGCTGGTCGGTGTGATGTTCATGGTTGTAATTGGAACATTCGAATGGAGCACTCTACATACCTGGAATAAAGTTCCCAAAAGTGATGTCTTCGTGATGGTTCTCGTCGCAGGCTATACAGTCCTGTTTCACAATCTCGCGATCGCGGTACTGCTGGGGATTGTCGTTCAGGCACTCATTTTTGCATGGCATCATGCCACACATATGATGGCTGATATTCATTTTGAAGATGACACCAAAGTGTATCAATTACATGGTCCCTTGTTTTTTGCATCTGTCAGCAGCTTTCGTGAATTACTTGATCCGGTGAATGATCCACCCTTTGTCGCCATCGATTTCTATTTCTCTCGTGTCTATGACCAATCGGCGATTGAATCGATTAACAAAATTGCAGAACGCTATCGGCAGGAAGGAAAAGAATTACACCTGAGAAATCTCAACGCCGACTGCAAACGCATGATCGAAAAAGCAGGCGACCTGGCAGAAGTCGAAATTTCAGAAGATCAACATTATCATATTACAAAGATGATTTAA
- a CDS encoding sulfatase family protein produces MIRALTLLCLLFVSSTSFAAQRPNILFIFTDDHAPHAIGAYKGWLEQVNPTPNIDQLAADGMLFKNSYCTNSICGPSRAVILTGKHSHLNGFMRNGNRFNGDQQTFPKLLQKAGYQTAIIGKWHLSSDPQGFDHWKVLPGQGNYYNPHFKSAKGREQIPGYCTDLVTDMALEWLKENANSDKPFMLMCQHKAPHRTWMPPLRHLNLYDDIEIPEPKTLFDQWKDNASPARHQEMEIDGHLNLVYDVFGPPINGWDPDAGKSVDKSGFRNLKKMTPEQLKVWNAAFDPKNEKLKQAGLTGKDLVRWKYQRYIKNYLRCIKGVDENIGRMLDYLKETGLDQNTIVIYSSDQGFYLGDHGWYDKRWMYEESFQMPLIVKWPGVTRSGTVNTDLVQNLDYAETFLEIAGADIPADMQGQSLVPLLKGEKVKWRDALYYHYYEFPSVHMVAKHFGIRNQRYKLIRFYQFDEWEFYDLQKDPEELTNQYNNPKYADTIAKLKIELNELRKSYKDDSDISVMPIEWRKKFRPELR; encoded by the coding sequence ATGATCCGCGCTTTGACTCTGCTCTGTCTTCTATTTGTTTCGTCTACCAGCTTTGCGGCCCAGCGGCCGAATATTTTATTCATCTTCACCGACGATCATGCACCGCATGCAATAGGTGCTTATAAGGGTTGGCTCGAACAAGTCAACCCGACTCCTAACATCGATCAGCTGGCAGCAGACGGGATGCTGTTCAAAAACAGTTATTGCACAAACTCCATTTGTGGCCCCAGCCGGGCTGTTATACTGACTGGCAAGCACAGTCACCTGAATGGTTTCATGCGAAATGGCAATCGCTTTAACGGCGACCAGCAGACATTCCCTAAGCTGCTGCAAAAAGCAGGCTACCAGACCGCCATCATCGGTAAGTGGCATCTGTCTTCCGATCCGCAAGGCTTCGATCATTGGAAAGTTCTACCGGGACAAGGAAACTACTACAACCCTCATTTCAAATCCGCAAAGGGCCGTGAACAGATTCCCGGTTATTGCACCGACCTCGTTACTGACATGGCGTTGGAATGGTTGAAAGAAAATGCCAACTCCGACAAACCCTTTATGCTAATGTGTCAACACAAGGCACCACACCGAACCTGGATGCCTCCGCTCAGGCATTTGAATCTGTACGACGACATCGAAATTCCCGAGCCCAAGACTCTATTCGATCAATGGAAAGACAACGCCAGCCCCGCCCGTCATCAGGAAATGGAAATCGACGGTCATCTGAATCTGGTCTATGACGTCTTCGGTCCTCCCATCAATGGCTGGGATCCTGATGCGGGAAAGTCCGTCGATAAATCCGGATTCCGTAACTTAAAAAAAATGACCCCTGAGCAACTTAAAGTCTGGAACGCCGCCTTTGATCCTAAAAATGAAAAGTTGAAACAAGCGGGTCTCACCGGTAAAGATCTGGTTCGCTGGAAGTATCAACGTTACATCAAAAATTATCTGCGCTGCATTAAAGGCGTCGACGAAAATATCGGTCGCATGCTCGATTACCTCAAAGAAACGGGTCTCGATCAAAATACCATCGTCATCTATTCCTCAGACCAGGGATTTTATCTCGGCGATCATGGTTGGTACGACAAACGTTGGATGTATGAGGAATCGTTCCAGATGCCTTTAATCGTCAAATGGCCTGGCGTCACCAGGTCTGGAACTGTCAATACAGACCTGGTTCAAAACCTGGACTATGCAGAAACCTTTCTGGAAATTGCCGGTGCAGATATTCCCGCCGATATGCAGGGACAATCACTGGTCCCTCTCTTGAAAGGAGAAAAAGTAAAATGGCGAGATGCCTTGTACTACCATTACTACGAATTTCCCAGCGTACATATGGTGGCGAAACATTTTGGAATTCGAAATCAACGATATAAGCTGATTCGTTTCTACCAGTTCGATGAATGGGAATTCTACGATTTACAGAAAGACCCCGAGGAGCTGACTAACCAGTATAATAATCCCAAATATGCAGACACGATTGCGAAACTGAAAATCGAGCTCAATGAGCTGCGTAAATCATATAAGGACGACTCTGATATCAGTGTGATGCCCATCGAATGGCGTAAGAAGTTTCGACCCGAATTACGCTAG